GTACGGAAGGCATATTTTGTGCTACCTGCAATCGCACTGGCAATCGAGGTTTTACCTATGCCAGGCGGTCCATATAAAATCATGGATGTCAGCTGTTTAGCTTTTACCATACGGGCAATAATTTTATCATCTGCAACTAGGTGCTGTTGTCCAACGATTTCTTCAATTGATCTAGGGCGCATTCGAAATGCCAGCGGCTTTTGCTGCATACTTCATCTCTCCAACTAAAAAATAAAGTTCCATTTAACTCTACCATTTTCTCAGTGAAAAGCATATTAAAGTACAATATGATATAATTGCTAATGCCTATCAAATTACTGTGTATTTAAAAATAAATTAAAATAATAGAGGTGTAAAATATGAGGATTTCAACAAAAGGCCGTTACGGATTAACAATCATGATTGAACTTGCTAAAAACCAAGGCGAAGGGCCAACATCACTAAAAACAATTGCCCAAGCCAATAACTTATCTGAACATTATCTAGAACAGCTTATCGCTCCTTTAAGAAATGCTGGCTTAGTTAAAAGTATTCGTGGTGCATACGGTGGTTATATCTTAGCTGATGCTCCAACGAAAATTACTGCTGGTGACGTCATCCGCGTACTCGAAGGACCGATTACACTTGTGGAAGGAATCGAAGAAGAAGAGCCTGCACAGCGCGAGCTTTGGATTCGGATTCGTGACGCAATTAAAAGTGTTCTCGACCATACTACTCTCGAAGATCTAGCAAGTCATAGCAACGATACAGAAACAGACGGTTATATGTTTTATATTTAATGTTAACAGTAGAATAGAGAATTTATTTTGATTGAAGGTGGAACGATGGAAAGAATCTATCTTGACCATGCTGCTACAACTCCTATGCACCCTCGGGTGATTGAAAAAATGATGGAAGTAATGAATAACAATTATGGTAACCCATCCAGCATACATTCGTTTGGACGAGAAGCAAGGCACTATATTGATTTGGCACGAGAAACGTTGGCTAGAAGTATTGGCGCTAAGGAAAATGAAATTATTTTTACAAGCGGTGGTACAGAAGCCGATAATATGGCCTTATTTGGAGCTGCTGAAAGCAACCGGCATAATGGTAAGCACATTATCACCACTCAAGTAGAACACCATGCTGTGCTTCATGCCTGCCAACGTTTAGAAAAAATGGGCTTTGAGGTAACTTATTTACCAGTTGATGAAATAGGTGAAA
This genomic stretch from Neobacillus niacini harbors:
- the cymR gene encoding cysteine metabolism transcriptional regulator CymR, encoding MRISTKGRYGLTIMIELAKNQGEGPTSLKTIAQANNLSEHYLEQLIAPLRNAGLVKSIRGAYGGYILADAPTKITAGDVIRVLEGPITLVEGIEEEEPAQRELWIRIRDAIKSVLDHTTLEDLASHSNDTETDGYMFYI